The proteins below come from a single Dermacentor albipictus isolate Rhodes 1998 colony chromosome 7, USDA_Dalb.pri_finalv2, whole genome shotgun sequence genomic window:
- the LOC135917416 gene encoding arginase-1-like yields MMRRSVLSLRKMLLQLLLLSTAGPTCLEGRPLNEERIDSPSAPSVTSRRQEIGVLGVPIHQGQRKLGVEKGPQFLRDAGLMDKLRDLGHQVEDLGDVRIEGEPDVTDFGAIDSDVVGQTNKNVRDAVAEVLRSGRVSLNLGGDHTMSIGTVSGHANSTDSEVALIWVDAHGDINTPSSSTSGNIHGMPLSFLVHELAPYVVKPKGLEWVQPCVRKDNLVYIGLRDVDPYERYFMDHLGIRTYDMGDIDRLGIQAVVQRTLQEINPTGDKSLHISFDIDSIDKLVAPSTGTPVLGGLTLREALVIAEEVSKSGQLRVLDLAEVNPLLGDEQDAGNTVDCGVKLVDAFFGSPRGGHQPLELDASIIDPNCLSCP; encoded by the exons ATGATGCGCCGCAGTGTACTGTCTCTTCGAAAgatgctgctgcagctgctgctgctttccACCGCCGGACCAACTTGTCTTGAAGGGAGGCCTCTGAATGAAGAAAG GATTGACTCACCGTCGGCACCCAGCGTCACGAGCAGGCGGCAAGAGATCGGAGTCCTCGGAGTTCCCATCCACCAAGGTCAG CGCAAGCTCGGTGTCGAAAAGGGTCCACAGTTTCTGCGCGACGCTGGACTCATGGACAAGCTCAGAGACCTCG GTCACCAGGTCGAGGACCTCGGCGACGTCCGCATCGAAGGCGAGCCGGACGTCACCGATTTCGGCGCGATCGACTCAGACGTCGTGGGACAGACCAACAAGAAC GTGCGCGACGCAGTGGCAGAGGTGCTTCGATCGGGCCGGGTCTCGCTGAACCTGGGCGGAGACCACACCATGTCCATCGGCACCGTCAGCGGCCACGCCAATTCCACGGACTCGGAGGTGGCGCTCATCTGGGTGGACGCGCACGGTGACATCAACACACCCAGCTCCTCCACGTCAG GCAACATCCACGGCATGCCACTCTCCTTTCTCGTGCACGAGCTGGCGCCGTACGTCGTGAAACCTAAAGGACTTGAGTGGGTGCAGCCTTG TGTCCGGAAGGACAACCTGGTCTACATTGGTTTGAGGGACGTTGACCCTTACGAACG GTACTTTATGGACCATCTTGGCATAAGGACGTACGACATGGGCGACATCGACCGCCTTGGTATCCAGGCCGTCGTGCAGAGAACACTGCAGGAGATTAACCCGAC GGGAGACAAGTCCCTGCATATCAGCTTCGACATCGACTCAATCGACAAGTTAGTTGCACCGAGCACGGGAACGCCAG TCCTAGGAGGACTCACTCTTCGGGAGGCGTTGGTCATCGCGGAAGAAGTAAGCAAGTCTG GTCAGCTCAGGGTGCTCGATCTCGCCGAGGTGAACCCGCTGCTGGGTGACGAGCAGGACGCCGGTAACACCGTCGACTGCGGCGTGAAGCTGGTCGACGCGTTTTTCGGCAGCCCTCGCGGCGGACACCAGCCCCTCGAACTCGACGCCAGCATCATCGACCCGAACTGCCTGTCCTGCCCGTGA